AAATATCAAGAGGGCAAAATTAAAATCGGCACTGGCGATGCGTGGTGGCCACTGTTTGTAAAGCAAGCACTGGATGAACACCTTACACTGTCACCGCTAGCGTCCACCCATGTTGAATTTGGTAATCACCTCTGCTTAATGGACTCATTGATCAATGAAGAGATCGAGTTTTTCATTGGCCATGAAATCGTGGGGTTATCTGAAAAATGTGATGTGACTTTTATCCCTCTCTTTCAAACGACCGACGCTTATTTTGTCTCACCTGATCACCCGCTCTTAGGCAAAACAGTCACCAACGACATGCTGCACGAATACCCAGCTCTCTCGGTCACTTATGATGCGAAGAAATTCAGTCATATCGTCGACAACCCAACCCCAAAACAACACGAGCGTGATCGCCAGCAACTTGATGAACGCGCAACCTATGAGCTGGATTCTTTACTTGCCAGTATCGATGCTCTTAAGAGTAGCGTGGCAATTATGTCTTACACCAAAGCGCTACAAACGTATCTGGAATCTTTTGGCCTACGATGTCTAACCATGGAAAAAGCCCCCAATGCAGGCACAGTGGGCATTTACCATCATCGAAGAGAGACATCAGAATCTCACTTGGTACTCATGGAAAAGATCACTCAACTCGCTGCTAAGTTATCGTAAGGCTTAACGACAATGTTGACACTGGGGTTACAAATCAAAACGAAAAAACGATACCATTAGGTACATCTTCTCTTATCTCATCGCCACTTTATGCGCTTATCTCGGTTTTCAAACGGCTTCTATTGGCAAAAAGTCTCTTTATTGTTAGTGCTACTGATCACGAGTATTTCTGCCGTCGCGAATACAATGAGTTTGCAAGATAAGTGGCTGGCTTTTTATCAACAAAATTGGCGCGATAACCCTGTGACACTTTCGCAACAGTTACTAAGCCAATACCCGAACACGTTATTGCAATCTGCAGTGCAATACCCAGATTTTGACCATTACACTTGGCAAGATATTCAACAGTTGGCCACGGTGAGTTCAACGTGCTTAACTCCTACATCGAGTAATGAGAAACTTAAAACGGCCATCGAGTTTGAATTGGCGATTTGTTCTATTCAAAGAAAAAAAAGTGATAAAAAAGATAGCGATGTACTCGATTTAAGCTGGTTTAGTAAGCATGCCCTTCGCCATCCCGCTGGCGCAAGCTATGCTGATCGCTACTTCGAGCAAAAAGGCATCACCAATATCAGTGTTCCTTTTCAGAATTATTTAAGTGCGGACAATCCCGCGCACCCTTTACATGGCTTCTTTAATCAGCTTTCACCGAAAGGACGTGATGCTCTATTAAATGGTTATCGAGCTTGGCTCGAAAAAGAAGATTTATGGCTAAGTGGCGAAAGTGGCTGGAAAAAAATACCCGCGAAGGTTTGGCAACCCATAGCTAATGATCTCGCTATCAAACTGAATGGGAATAGCTGCGCCTTTCGTTACAGCAATCTCTGTTTAAGCGACCAGAAACCAAATACAACGCCATTAAAGCTCATTTCAATACTACTTCTGTTTGGTATGGTCATTATTGGCTTAAAAAGCCTGCTTCAAAGGCAGCAACAAAATCGAGATAAGCGTTTTATCCTACAACTGCTGACCCATGAGCTACGGACACCTATTGCAAGTTTAGGGCTAACAGTCGAAATGTTTAGGGACGAATTCGATAATCTAAATCAAGCATCTCAGCAAGCAATGTGGCGGTTATTCGCCGATCACCAACGATTAGCCCAACTAACTGAGACTAGCAAAGGTTACCTGAGTACCGATAAGAACCAACAGTTGATACAACAAACCGCAGAGCTCGAAGAATGGCTAACACATGTTTGTGATAAACATGAGATCGATTTTACATACAGTGGCTATCAACATGAAAGTAACCGTACACTTACTTTGCCTTTTTATTGGCTGTCGCTCTGCTTAGACAACTTGATCAACAATGCAAAGCAACATGGGAAAGGTGAAGTCAGCGTTAAGGTTGAGCTACTACCAACAATACAAGCCAAGGGAAAATCGCCAAACACACTACGTATCAGTGTTTGCGATCATGGGTATTTCCCTTCATTGTTTGAACGCTGGTTAACCGAGTTATCGCCTAAACAACGCCCCAACAATATGGGGATCGGGCTGAGCATCGTCGCGCGATTAATGACCCAAATGGGCGGACGATTAATCATAAAAAGAAAACCAACCCGATGTATTTTGGAGCTACCGTTATGAGCCATATATTACTGATTGAAGACGATGTATTACTAGGCGATGGCCTACGTCAGTACCTTGTCGCTCATGGCTTTGAATGCACTTGGGTAACAGCATCTCACAACGTAGAGAAATATTGGTTTAAAGCCGATTTAGTGGTACTTGATCGCCAACTGGATGATGGCGATAGCCTCAAACATTTGCCGTACTGGCTTAACTTGAAAGCAGTACCTGTGATCATTTTGACAGCAAAAGTGGATGTAGAGCAGCGCGTAGAAGGGCTGATGACTGGCGCAAAAGACTATATGACTAAGCCCTTTGCCCAAGAAGAGTTACTGGCAAGGATCATAACCCAACTGCGCCCTATAGGTTCCGGGCAAATCAGCTACCAATCACTGACCATTGACCCCTCAAAACGACTTATTAAGCGAATTGTTAAGCAGCAAAGCACTGAGATAAACCTCAAGCCTAAAGAGTTTCAGCTATTGCTTTTATTAATCCAAAATCAAGGGCGTGTTTTTCATCGCGAAGAGCTACTCAACAAAATTTGGGGCTATCAGGCATTTCCAACGACACGCACTGTCGATAATCATATTTTGCGACTTCGTCAGCAATTCCCTGAACTCAATATAGAAACACATCGTGGCATTGGTTACCGCCTAATGGAGGCAACTACGTCATGAAAATAAAAACACTCGCCTTAATAGGGTGCCTGCTAGCACCAATCGCTGGGAGAGCTTCTTGGTTTCCCAACTCACCGTTACAACCAACACTCGATGCATTACTCGCGGCGCACCCGCAGCGAGCTTGGCAAGAGCTGCTGCTTGCAGTTGGCCAATCCAATATAGATAGCCTTCATTGGCAACCGATCAAAAATGAAATAATGGCACAGACAAGCTGTGGGCAAGAGTTAATGAGTAATCCACCACACTTACCTGCGACCCTATCTTTAGCCATCATTAGTCGTTCGGGGCTGTCCAGCCTTGGCTATCAAATCAAGTTCTCTGCTGAACAAGCGAGCCTGATGCAAAACTTTACACTGTATAACCCACAGGGCAAGCAACTACTCGAAGGAAAGCTATTGCCTAATAGTGGCTATCAAGAGTGGGAAACCGATGATCTGCTCGCGAAACCCCAAGCAGGGCTTTATCAATTAGAGATTGGTACAAACCGCTATCCACTCCTTATTGCAGACAATGACACTGAAAATTGGCTAGCCCGAAAGGGAACGCGTAACCCCCAGCTTATAACCCATTTGCCGGAAACGGTTACACACTGCTCTCCACCCGCGCTGAGCTGGCAGTGGTTTGATCAAGGTTATAACCAAATTGGCTTAAAGCGACCTATAGATCTCAAAAAAGTAACGCAGAGTAAAACGGATACAGAAACAAACACGCTTATCCCTTCTCCACCTTCCAACAAGGCGAGCTATTTAAGTGCATCAGCCTCTATTTTTGAGTACCAATCAGGTGTAAAAATTGAGTATATCCATAGGGTTGCCATTCCCTTTTCAGCTAAACCTTAACGACCAGAAGCTTTTTTATTAAGACAGCTCATCAAGCTATTATCACTTCAGAAATAGAGACAAACAGGTGACAATTGAGAGGCAGAGATAACGTTTAATAACCGTAATAAACACAGACGGAGTTAAGCATGTCACTCGTAACAAAACCTTTTCCACTCGCAGCATTGATAGCCGTATTGGCTGCGCCTTCAGTAAATGCTCGTGCACTCAGCATCGAATTAAAAAATGCTGCTGAAGTCGTCACGATTACGCCTGCATCTCTAAAATTAGACTGGCAAACGACGAACCAAACCTCCATGACAGTCAATTCACCAAACTTAACGGTCAACGGAAAGCCTCAGACCATCAATCAGCTCGTTCAGCCTTCACCTCATCAAGCCGAGTGGACGCTGAAACCCAGTAACATTCACGTTAAAGCAAGCTTGAAAGACAATCTAACACTCTCTTTTAGCCTCGATAACAACGTCATTATCGCGAGAAATCACCCAATGACATTGGCATGGTTTGATTTGCCACAAAAAGAGACCCAAACGCTTTATTTGCCTTTTAGTGAAGGGATGCGCATTCCCATTAATAATGCCACTTGGGGCAAGTATCTGGAGCAAAACCACTCGGGTGCTAACACAACTCAAGATTTAAAAATGCCTTTTTGGACAGCGAAAAACAGCGACCGTTATGTCACTGTCCAGCTGCTGAATGCAACAAACAACCGCTTAGTTTTTTCCAGCACTCAAAAGCAGGTGGATATGTTCGCTTCTCACCAATTTACACCACTAAATCAAACCGAGCCTTTTGATGTGCAGATCAGCCTTGATGATCAACGCCTCGATGGCGCAAAACGCTATCGCCAA
The nucleotide sequence above comes from Photobacterium swingsii. Encoded proteins:
- a CDS encoding LysR family transcriptional regulator, yielding MDKSLQQFLLVARCKSISAAARMAGLSQPTVTSNLKKLEENLDVELFERTSKGMILTEYGRILYRHSNAMQHEYNLMVQSIGERKKYQEGKIKIGTGDAWWPLFVKQALDEHLTLSPLASTHVEFGNHLCLMDSLINEEIEFFIGHEIVGLSEKCDVTFIPLFQTTDAYFVSPDHPLLGKTVTNDMLHEYPALSVTYDAKKFSHIVDNPTPKQHERDRQQLDERATYELDSLLASIDALKSSVAIMSYTKALQTYLESFGLRCLTMEKAPNAGTVGIYHHRRETSESHLVLMEKITQLAAKLS
- a CDS encoding ATP-binding protein, with protein sequence MRLSRFSNGFYWQKVSLLLVLLITSISAVANTMSLQDKWLAFYQQNWRDNPVTLSQQLLSQYPNTLLQSAVQYPDFDHYTWQDIQQLATVSSTCLTPTSSNEKLKTAIEFELAICSIQRKKSDKKDSDVLDLSWFSKHALRHPAGASYADRYFEQKGITNISVPFQNYLSADNPAHPLHGFFNQLSPKGRDALLNGYRAWLEKEDLWLSGESGWKKIPAKVWQPIANDLAIKLNGNSCAFRYSNLCLSDQKPNTTPLKLISILLLFGMVIIGLKSLLQRQQQNRDKRFILQLLTHELRTPIASLGLTVEMFRDEFDNLNQASQQAMWRLFADHQRLAQLTETSKGYLSTDKNQQLIQQTAELEEWLTHVCDKHEIDFTYSGYQHESNRTLTLPFYWLSLCLDNLINNAKQHGKGEVSVKVELLPTIQAKGKSPNTLRISVCDHGYFPSLFERWLTELSPKQRPNNMGIGLSIVARLMTQMGGRLIIKRKPTRCILELPL
- a CDS encoding response regulator transcription factor; this encodes MSHILLIEDDVLLGDGLRQYLVAHGFECTWVTASHNVEKYWFKADLVVLDRQLDDGDSLKHLPYWLNLKAVPVIILTAKVDVEQRVEGLMTGAKDYMTKPFAQEELLARIITQLRPIGSGQISYQSLTIDPSKRLIKRIVKQQSTEINLKPKEFQLLLLLIQNQGRVFHREELLNKIWGYQAFPTTRTVDNHILRLRQQFPELNIETHRGIGYRLMEATTS
- a CDS encoding DUF2861 family protein: MKIKTLALIGCLLAPIAGRASWFPNSPLQPTLDALLAAHPQRAWQELLLAVGQSNIDSLHWQPIKNEIMAQTSCGQELMSNPPHLPATLSLAIISRSGLSSLGYQIKFSAEQASLMQNFTLYNPQGKQLLEGKLLPNSGYQEWETDDLLAKPQAGLYQLEIGTNRYPLLIADNDTENWLARKGTRNPQLITHLPETVTHCSPPALSWQWFDQGYNQIGLKRPIDLKKVTQSKTDTETNTLIPSPPSNKASYLSASASIFEYQSGVKIEYIHRVAIPFSAKP